From the Brevinematales bacterium genome, the window GAAAGCGCGTGCAAGGGGTTATTCGTCACAGAAGAACTTTAAAATTATCGCGTATTTGCTGACGGGTAAAATGGACTTTTCAAGAATCAATTCAGCTTACTTACCCACTTAATTTGCGAAAGAACCATAATCATTAAACCCAAAACCATCAGAATACAACCTAAAAACGCACCTAAAATAGGACGTCCCTTTCTAAATCCAATCCAAAAACCATACCCTCCATACACCAATATATAAAACAGAATGAACCAAATTATATTTACCAGCCTCCTTAACTGCTAATATGCGAACTGCAAGTTCTTGTTCTCAAAATGCTTCCCACATTTGGAGCAGCCTTCTATTTAATTTGTTTCAATAAATCAGGGTAATCGTTCGAATGCTCGATTAGTACTTTCATTAATCCGTTGATGTTAAACAAATAGGTGTATGCGTCATCCTCTGTTATAATCCGAAATACGAACTTATCATTTTTTAACATTTTTTTGAGATAATAGAATGGATTCGAAAACAGGAACTTTTTATCTTGGTTAAGTTCCCACACATCTTCCAATGCTTGTTCCGTTCCAAAACGGGTAAAAACGGTATACGTTGATAGTTTTAAATACATATCAATTTCATAACACGTCAACCACATCGATAATTCATTATTCGATATTTTTAAAACGATCCGTGCGCGATCTACTTCCGATATAGATTCGAATAAATAATAAAAAGAATCGTCAATCGGGTCGGGATCCGATTTTTCCCAAGTCCATTGATTGTTTACCCAGTAAAGTAATTTTTGGGTATCATTTATTAAATCCAACATCTTATCGTATTTTATAGATTTAATTGCAAATACATTATTTCCGTAGAGAGTATCAATTGCTCTATGAATAGGATATATTTTTTGGAAATACGCATTTGTAAGTTGAATAGCTTTTTGTTTAAATTCTGTAAGGTTAGTCGATATTTTTTTAAGATCAAATAGTTTTTTATTGTATTCCTGATATATTGGAATTCCATAATCTGCGATTATATCAGAATAATAAGTTAATTCCTCTTGGTTTTTCGCAGGAGTTTTAATATCTTTTAAAGAAACAGCAAATAGCATCGATGATGATACAAATAGAATTCCGATGATTATTCTTTTCATATATTGCTCCACCCCTATATTATAGCTATTCTTCCAAGCACATTTCCAATGATAATACCGAAATGGACGTTTTCATCCGCGATAAGATTAAGGGACAAGCATCTCCTCCTTTCCGATCACGTCCGCGGAATAGGCGAGAGCCGCGAGGATATCGTCCTTAGTCAGGTTGGGATAAGCCTCAATCAATTCCCCGATGGTCATTCCCTCGGACATCCGGGTCAGTATATGTTCCACCGTCAGGCGGGTGCCCTTGATAACCGGCTTGCCTACCATAATATCGGGACTGGATACAATTCTTTCCCTGTAATTCATAATCTCTCCGGTTAAAATCGACTTATCTTAATTCAGGGCGACAAAGAAGTCAAAATTTACTCCATCCGCATGCGGATGAGCCTGTCCTTGAACCCCACACTGCGGTAGAACTCCACGGCGGCGGTGTTCCACACCAGTACCTCGAGGTCGAAACTTTCGGTATTCAGCGCCTTCTTCAGCAGGCGTATCCCCTCGGTCCCGTATCCCCTCCGGCGGGCGTTCCGGCAGACATAGAACTGCCGGATATAGATAGGCTCCTCGTTCAGGAAAACCAGCGCGTATCCCACCGTGTCCCTATCCTCGATAAACAGGTACGCTTCGTACCCTGAGTTGTCGCAGAGAAACCCCCGCATCCGTTCGGCCAATTCGACGTCGGTCATATAGTTATCGATATGCTCGTCCTCGCGGAGTTCCTTGTTCATCCGGGTGAGTACCGCGAGGGATTCGAGTCCCGCTTTACGGATTTTCATGGGTCGCCGTTACTTCAGCCCGATAACGCCGTTATCGATAGTGACCGTATAGGGTTTACCGTTATTGCCGAAACTGACGTCCGCCCACATATGCGGCCCCGATATCTGTCCGTCGATAGACGTGAAGAACCCTTCCGGCGTCATATACGCATATCCGTACCCGTTCTTATCGGGGGATTGGGCGATATCGCTGACGTAATCGTATGGCCCCATCGCGTTCGTCCCGCTCTGTACGAAGAATTTCCCCTCGGTACCGTGCGAGAACAGGAAGGACATATTATCCGGGAGGCCGGCCGGGTCGGACGCCTTCTCGTACGGGCCGTAGACCGTATCCCCGGCGCGGACGTAATGCGAGAGCTCGTTGACATAGTTCATATCGAACGTCTTCTTCGATGCGTACTGGAACGCGATTAATGCGCCGTCGGGAGAGAACTTCGCCGGGCCGGCGCTTTCGAACGGGCCGTACTCGGCGCTTTTATACGAAATATAGACCTGGTTATCCTTCCTGAAACGCAGGGCGAATGCCGAACCGTCCTTATTGTATTCCGGCATCCCCACCCATTCGTAGGGGCCGTACTCCTTCGTATCGACCGATATCATCATCATCCCCTGCTTCTGGAACGTGTAGACCGGCATGGCGGTATCCCCGTAGAACGCGAGTTTATAGGTATCGGGGACATTATATTCGTAGGGGCCGTACTCCTTCCCGTCGAGATGAAGGTACGCCTGTCCGCCGTTGACGAAAAAGAACCCGTAATGCCCGTCCGCGCGGGAGAATACCGGCCGGAACGCGGTATCGTAGGGGCCGTAGGATTTCCCGTCGATCAGGATGGATGTCTTATTATTTGTGCCGGAGTAGATGAACCCGTAGTGTGCGCCGTCCGCCGAAATCACCGGGGTGTCGGCGTAAACATACGGCCCGAGGCTGTCGCCGTTGCGGTAAACATATTCCATATCGCCTTTTTTATAGACGAACCCGAACACGTCGCCGTTAGCGGAAAACACCCCGGTATACGCGTCGTCGTATGTCCCGATCTCCGAACCGTTGAGGATGACCTTAACCCCGTCCGTGCCGGGAAGGGATAGCGCGTAACGCCCTTTTGACGAGGGGTATCTTACCCATCCGTATGTCAGGCGCGCCATAGAATAATATCCGGCGGACGGGAATACCACCCATCCGTAGCTCTGCGACGGACCCTGAAGGCTCCCGTCGATATTCACGTAGCATTTATTGTCACGCATGCAGTACGCCGCATAGAGAGTCCCGTCGGGCGAAAATTGCGGGCATCGAACCTCGTCGAACGGGCCTTGGAGCGAACCCGCGGCGAACAGGAACTGTTTGCCATCCTTCACGAACGCGACCATCATCCGGGAACCGTCGGACGATACCACTGGATTGCCGAGCATCTCCGAGTCGCCGAGATTGAAACTGTTTCCGCACGACGCTATTACTGATATCATAAGGATTAATACCGGGATACGCAGCATGGGCTACTCCGAACGTTGTTTCGGATATTATACCGGGCGTGAGTGAAAAAATCAACTGCTGCGCAGGCTAATACCGATATAGAGCGTTGTGAGCATAGATATAAATATCCCGTGATGAAGGCATGAGCCGGAAATGACGCCGCTCAGCGGCCTGCGCAGGCTAATACCGATATAGAGCGTTGTGAGCATAGATATAAACAGCCCGTGATGAAGGCATGAGCCGGAAATGACGCCGCTCAGCGGCCTGCGCAGGCTAATACCGATATAGAGCGTTGTGAGCATAGATATAAATATCCCGTGATGGAGGCGTGAGCCGGAATAGACTCCGCTCAGCGGCCTGCGCAGACTAATGCCGATGTCGAACTGATTTTTAATAGATATAAACAGCCCGTGATGGAGGCATGAGCCGGAAATGACGCCGCTCAGCGGCCTGCGCAGGGAAACCCTAATCTGAAAAGGGTCGCCCGGAAAATCAAGCGATATCGATGTAGGGGTCATTCTCAATATCTCCGACAAGCATGAAAAATTCAAACTGAACGCGAGAATGATCCGTTTTGCATTCGATATCAATTCCGATATAGAACCATTCTGCATCACTATCGACGAATGGAATTCCCGTGAACCCGCAAGTATCCTCAACGAAATCTCGAAAAATGCCATCTTGATCGACTCGCTGAACGTGGGATAGTGTTCCCCCGGTTGTTTCGTTTAAATTTCATCCGATTCCCGCTTGCGTAATATTTTTACCCGTATTATAATAACTTAATTCCACGGGCGGTTAACTATGTTAGCGGAACTGCTGCAATTAAAATATTTCGCCATCCTCGAAAGCATCGTCCTGATGACTGTCTTCCTTTATTACGGGCACGGCCGTGTGCTGGTAAAATACTTCGACGATAATAAGGCATACCGTCTTCACTTCGTCGCGGCGTTTGTCCTCTTCTTCGTCGCGCCCCTTATCACACTATTCATCTACGGTAAGAATCCTATGGACTTCGGGCTGAAGCTCGGGGATTGGCGGAACGGTCTTCTCTGGGTCGCCGGGGGATGGGTCGTCGCGGTAATCGTCGCGATCACCAATTCGCCGATGCCCGATATGCGGAAGCAGTATCCCTTCTCGAAGAAGGCGATGGATTCGCCGCGCTCGTTCGTCACATTCGAACTGACGTACTTATTCCTTTATTACACCGGATGGGAATTCCTGTTCCGGGGGTTTATGCTGTTCACGCTCGCGGAGATTGACCCGATGCTCGGCATACTCGTCCCGGTAATCCCGTCGGTACTCCTCCATATCGGGCATCCCGCATCGGAAACATGGAGCGCCGTAATCGCGGGAGTGGTATTCGGTTATGTCGCGTGGAGCACCGGATCGATCCTGTACCCGTGGCTGATCCACGCCGCGTTCGGGATATCCATGGATATCGCGATCTACCTCCGCGCGAAAGGACGGAGGACCCATGCGGCTTAACGACGACATTATCAAACATGCTGTCGCGGATTATATGCATGGGGACAAGGACGGCGCGCTCGCGGTGTTCCGTAAGGAAACCGACCTTTATATCTACAACTTCCCGCGTATGGCGTACCGGAAAAACCTTGACTTCTGCTCGGACTTTTTCCTCTATGTGACCGGGCGGCTCGACGGAATCCTGCGGAATTACCCTCTCGACGCGAATATCCAGTTCAAGACGTGGTTCAACTATGTCCTGCGGAACCAGATGATCAGTTATATCCGTTACGCCTGCCCCGGCGAGCCCACCGAACTGACGGTCGAGAATATCGACGATTACCCCAGCCCCGACATTATTTCCACCGATCAGGCGGATTACGCGGAACTCCGAATGGGCCTCGAGAAACTTCCGCCGAATGACCGGGTGGTCATTAAGTTCTACTATCTCCCGGAGATGATCGACGCGGACGATATCCGTGAGGCGTGCAAACTATTCGGGATAACGGTCGGCGCCGCGCTCTCGATCCAGCGGAATATGATCGAGGCGAACTACGCGGACATCCGGCGTATCCGCGACGTATCGTCTAAGACCGCCGAGTTCAACGCGAAGCTGAGCGCGCTCAAGCACCGCCTGTATACGGTCAAAACCCTCGATCTCGGCGAGAAGAACTCGCTCCTCGAAAAAATAGCGCGTCTCGAGGTCGCCCGTAATAAGGAAATCCGCCGTCTCGAACTCCCCGACCGGAAGGTATTCCAGGAATTCACCGTCCTCTTTAAAAATATCCGTCTCGCGCAGTACCGTCTGTCCAACGCGAAAAAGCGGCTGAGGTTCGAGGTGCTGAAAATTCTCCGCAGTAAAGACGAAGGAGCGTAGCCATGTTCGGATGCGGCAAGTTCGACGAAACAACCATGCTGAAATATGTTTTTAATCTCTCCGGCAATAACACGCTCGATAAGGATACCGCCGCGCTGATCGACGCGCATCTGATGCAGTGCGGCGAATGCCTGTCGCTGGTGACCGAACTGAATCGTGTCGAGGCCGCGACCGGCGCGGCGCAGCCGGTGCATATCGGGCTGAAAAACACGACGCATTCCGCAGAAGCCGGATATACCGTGCAGTTTTCCGCCGCCGTGCCTGTGCGCGGGGCAATGACACCCGATATGATAACCACCTATACTATCGACTCTCCCGCGTCGGAAATCAGGATTATCCCGGCGGACGGCGGGGTATTCAGGATACAAATCGAGCTCCGCGAGGCATTCGGCCAATATATCGAACTGCGTGCCCCGGGAGCGGCCGCGCCCGAGTTCCTGAAGAAGCCCGACGGGAGTTCGGTCGAAATCCGCGCGGTCAAACCGGGCAGGTACGCCCTCTCGCTCGGCAAAACCGTCCTTCATCTCGAAATCCGCCCGGATAAATAAAATAATTCCCGAATTACGCACAGTTTTCAGGTAAAAATTTTTCAAATCCGCTAAAAAATACTATAATTTTATCCGCCGGGTAATCGCATTAAAAATTGTCCCGCGCGGCTTACTCAAGTTATGGGGAGAGGAATGGCAAATTATCTAAAATCCATCGAAATCAGCGGGTTCAAATCGTTCCCGGTCAAATCGCGCATCGAACTGATGGACGGCATCACTGGTATCGTGGGGCCGAACGGATGCGGAAAATCCAATGTGGTCGAGGCTATCAAATGGGTGCTCGGCGAGCAGAGCGCGAAAAATATGCGCGGCGAGAAGATGGAGGACGTCATCTTCAACGGCACCAAGGAACGCCCGCCGATGGGTATGGCCGAAGTCAATATCACCCTCAACAACGATTCGAAATGGCTGCCGATAGAGTTCTCCGAGGTCAGCGTCGCCCGCAGAATATTCCGTTCCGGCGAGGGACAGTACTATATCAACAAGTCGAAGGTGCGTCTCAAGGATATGGTGGAGCTTTTCCTCGACACCGGTGTCGGCCGCGACAGTTATGCCATCTTCGAGCAGGGCAAGATCGACCGCCTGCTGTCCGAAAGCCCCATCGAACGCCGTTTCCTGTTCGAGGAGTTCGCGGGCATATCGAAGTTTAAATTCCGCAAGGAAGAGGCCGAGCGCAAGCTCGAAAACTCCCGCCAGAACCTCGAGCGTCTGAACGATATCGTGATCGAGCTCGAAAAGGAAGTGGAAAGCCTCCGCACTCAGGCCGAGGACGCGAATAAGTTCAACACGCTCCAGACCGACCTGAAGACTCTCGACGCGAAGTTCGCGGCATTGCGTATAAAAAATATCCAGAAAGAGATCGACGCGCGTATCGCCGATAAAAACGAGCTGACCCGGAAGCAGAAGGAATTATCCGAAGTTTCGCGCGAGCGCGAGGACTCGATGCTCGCCACCGATCAGGACATCCAGACCCGCGAGGTGGATTTCCGCGCCTACGACGAGCAATTCGCGCTGATGGAGCAGGAATACGCCGCGGTCAGGTCGCGCCTCGAAAGCAACCGCGAACGTGTCCGTTCCCAGACGGAGTGGCTGTCCAGTATGGAGAACCGCATCAAAGAGGAAATGGAACGCCTGACGGCGCTCGCGGGTGAACTCAAGCAGAAGGAACAGGACTCCCTCGGTATCAATGTCGAGAAGGACGAGTCCGCGTCCGTAATGAACGATATCCAGCGTCAGATCGACGACGTATTCGTCAAGATAAAATCGCTCGACGAGAGCATTCTCGCCAAGTCGCGCTCCCTCGGCTTCGATAAAATTATCACCAAGGACGATATAGAACGCCAGCGTCAGGAGATAGTCGCCCTGCGGACGCGTCTCGAGAACTACCGGGTGACTATCGAGGAAAAATGGGAGATCGGGCGGAATTTCGAGAACGAGCGCGCCGAGAAAAACTCCCAGCTCGAGGGATTCTCGCGCGATATTGAAACACTCAAGAACGAACTCGACAAGATTATCAAAGAAATAGACCTTTCCCTCCAGAAGGAAAAGGAGATCCGCGAGTCCAACCGGACTATGGGCGAGGAAATCCGCGAGCTTCAGGTGCGCCTGAAGTCGATGGACAAGACCATCATGGATTCGCTCGAACGCCAATCCGCCGAACTGAAAAAATTCACCGAGCGGAAACCGATGCTCGACGCGCGCCTCGAGGCGGCGTTATCGCGTATCACCGGGGCTATCGAGTCCGGCGCGAAGGTGGACGATATCCTCGCTATGGTCTCCGAGCTCAGGTCGAACTTCACCGAGTACGGCAAGTACTACGAAAATATCCTCGGCATCCTCTACAGCGACGAGGGCACGTACACCCAGAAGGAAAATATCCAGAACCGTATCGAGGAACTGACCGGCGCGATAGTGTCGAACGAACAGAAGCTCGAAGAGACCCGCGCGCGCCTGCGCGAACTCCAGGGCGTCCGTTCGGATATCCAGAACGCATACAACAAGAACGAGTTCGAGACGTCCTCCCTCCGAAAGGAAATCCAGAAGCTCGACGAACAGATATCGAACAACCATTCAGCGCTCAAATTCCTCGAAACCCAGATCGCGTCCCATTCGGACATGATTAACAAGAAGGAAACCCTCATCGAATCGATGATAACGGTGGTGGAGGAGTACGAACGGGATATTCAGGAATTCCGCGCGGCCAGAAGCGCGCTCGGCGAGGAACTGAACAGCAAGAAGGTGGATTTCGCGCGTATCGACGAGCAGTATAAATCCGTGCGTAACGAGATGGAGCGTATCCGTCACCAGATGGGGGATATCGAACGTCACCGCGAGAATTTCGAGAACGACAAGAAGAACACGTTCGCCTCCCTCGAGGAGCTCAAGAACGGTATCGCCGAGGATTCTCTGACAGTGGAAAGTCTCGGACAGAAGATCGAGGCCGGGAAAATCGAACGCGAGAAGAAGCTCAAGCAGGTCGAACAACTGAAAATGTCCCGCAAGCAGATAGAGTTCCAGATCAAGGAATTGAACGACCAGAATATGAAGATCGAGCGCCAGATGATGGAGCTCGAAAACGCGATCGGCGAACGTAACGGGACATTACAGAGTATCGCGGAGAACGCGTTCAATACCTACGGTATCGACGTGCGCGGTATCCCGGTGCAGGAGGGCGACAATATCGACACTATCCATGCCGATATCAAGCGTCTCCGCGCGGACATCGCCCGCCTCGGCAACGTCAACTTCCTCGCTATCGAGCAGTTCCAGGACGCGAAGGAGCGCCTCGAGTTCCTTCTCACCCAGCGCGGGGATGTGGAGAAGGCGATGGCCGACATCCAGGGGCTGATCGACGAGACCAACGAGAAATCCGCCGAGCAGTTCAGCCGTTCGTTCGAGGAAATCCGCGCGGCGTTCAAGAAAATCTTCGGGCGGCTTTTCGACGGCGGTAAGGCCGACCTCGTCCTGGTCGATAAGGAAAACGTCCTCACATCGGGTATCGATATATTCGCGGAACCGCCGGGAAAGAAACTCCAGAGTATCTCTCTCCTGTCGGGCGGAGAACGCGCGCTGGTGGCGATCGCGGTCATTTTCGCGATCCTCTATCTCAAGCCCACCCCGTTCGTGATCCTCGACGAGATCGACGCGCCGCTGGACGACGACAATATCGAGCGCTTCAAGAACCTGCTCGCCGATTTCAGGCAGACCAGCCAGTTCATCCTCGTATCGCACTCGAAGTCCACACTCGAGGTGTGCGACGTGCTCTACGGGGTCACAATGGAGGAACTCGGCGTATCGAAGGTCATCAACGTCGCGTTCGACGAGGCACAGCTCCTGTTCAAGGACGACTCCGATACGCGCGCGAACCCGGAACTGTAGGCCGGCTGACAATTAGTTCTTAATAATACATCAATTTTCATTTCCATGAAAATACGACCCTTTCTTTCCTACAGGGGAAAGAAAGTACCCAACGAATCCCCGCTGCGCGAGGGCAAGCGCCTGCCCCGCGGGATAAAGCTTAGGAGAAGAGCGGTAAAATTCGTTTCAGGCGTAACTCCCTCCTCGCTATCGCGGAGTCGACCGCCCCGCCATCCATGGCTCCTGTCGGCACTTCCCCCATCCTTGGGGGTCGTCGGACAAACGCCCTTTTTCGTAATCGCTGGGACTAAAGGCGCTCAAAAACGCGGTGGTAAAAAACAAAACAGCCGGGAATGAAGGATTCATGTCATAGTGAGCGCTTGTCCCGCATTTTGCGGAATGTCTAACTATGCAACAAAACATGCTTCGACAGGCTCAGCATGACAATAGCTGTGATTCTCCGGCGCTTCGGCTGTACCACCCATCACGGGCAATTTATCAATACTGAAAAATCGACGGGTATCGGGGTAAACGCCCGCCGGTGGGCTAGAAATACCTGCCGACCGACAGGCGGTACGTGTCATACTCCGTCCCGTACTGCTTCGCGAGTGACTTCTCCTCGCCGAGCACGATCAGGTGCGCGAGCCCGGCGTAGAGTACGCTCAGGACGACTATCGGGAACGACGCGCCCGCGATACCCATACCGAGGAATACGAGCGACTCGGTAACATACATGGGGTTCCGTGAGACGGAGTACATCCCGCCGGTAACCAGATTGCCGGCTGGGACGCGCATGAAGTCGATAAACGCAATGATCCATAGAACGATGGCAGCCCCGAAGATGCAGCTGCCGATGACGAACAGGATTCCGTTATCGACCGGCACCCATACCGGGAATATCAGGATAACGGCGTATACGGCGAGAAACAGGTAGAATACGATTTTCCGCGGCAAGGTTTCCATCGGGAACCGCGCAAGTTTCATCACTTTTTCACGCGGCAGAAAAACCATCGGGAGATACATGACAGCAACGGTAAAAAGCGAATAAAGCCACATATTCCATAATCCTGCGTTCAATCCGTCGAACCATCTCATAAATCTCTCCGTTTAGAAGTTTGACATATTCTGATTAGATTACTATATTGTATGTCGATAGGGGAAAAATATCAAGGCGGTTGTATGGAATCGAAAGAATCGATTACAGAACTGGACGGTTTGACGTTTTACTATAGTTTTTTATCCGGCTCGAAGAAAATAATGGAACACCAGCGCGATTTGAATAAAATTAACGTGTTTCCCGTGGCCGACGCGGATACGGGAACGAATATGGCGACGACGATACGGTTTATTATCGATAACACCGCGCCGAAGGAGTCGTTCAAGGAGACCGTGGACTCTATCGCGGAAGCCGCTCTCGACGGGGCGCGCGGGAACTCCGGGGTAATCCTCGCGCAGTTCTTCTACGGCCTGAGCCGCAGTATCGGGCAGGACGCGAAGGTGCTGATGCACAACTTTTCCGCCGCAGTCAAGCAGGCGGTCGATTATACCTATAAGGCCATTTCGAAGCCGGTCGAGGGTACTATCCTCACGGTTATCCGTCGATGGGGCGCGTATATATCGGAAAATGTCCACAAGACGCTCGATTATGTGAAAATGTTCCGCGATTCCTATAAAGTCGCCCATCACTCAATGGAAAACGAACGGATGGAGATTCTCCAGAATACGAATAACGTGGACGCGGGCGCGAAGGGATTCGTGCTGTTCCTCGAGGGTATCAACGAATTCCTGCGCGACAGGAATATCGATTCGCTCCAGCATCTGACGCAGGACATCGTCCTGATCGAGGCCGAGGACGAAACTATCCCGCTCGAGATGGGGAAATACCGTTTCTGTACCGAAGCCCAGCTTTCCGGGGAGAGCCTCGATAAGGATAAAATCCGCGCGCGGATAGAAAAATGGGGCGATTCGCTTGTGGTCGCCGGTTCCGAGAAGAAAGTGCGCCTCCATATCCATA encodes:
- a CDS encoding DUF433 domain-containing protein translates to MNYRERIVSSPDIMVGKPVIKGTRLTVEHILTRMSEGMTIGELIEAYPNLTKDDILAALAYSADVIGKEEMLVP
- a CDS encoding GNAT family N-acetyltransferase, with protein sequence MKIRKAGLESLAVLTRMNKELREDEHIDNYMTDVELAERMRGFLCDNSGYEAYLFIEDRDTVGYALVFLNEEPIYIRQFYVCRNARRRGYGTEGIRLLKKALNTESFDLEVLVWNTAAVEFYRSVGFKDRLIRMRME
- a CDS encoding CPBP family intramembrane metalloprotease; this encodes MLAELLQLKYFAILESIVLMTVFLYYGHGRVLVKYFDDNKAYRLHFVAAFVLFFVAPLITLFIYGKNPMDFGLKLGDWRNGLLWVAGGWVVAVIVAITNSPMPDMRKQYPFSKKAMDSPRSFVTFELTYLFLYYTGWEFLFRGFMLFTLAEIDPMLGILVPVIPSVLLHIGHPASETWSAVIAGVVFGYVAWSTGSILYPWLIHAAFGISMDIAIYLRAKGRRTHAA
- a CDS encoding sigma-70 family RNA polymerase sigma factor, which translates into the protein MRLNDDIIKHAVADYMHGDKDGALAVFRKETDLYIYNFPRMAYRKNLDFCSDFFLYVTGRLDGILRNYPLDANIQFKTWFNYVLRNQMISYIRYACPGEPTELTVENIDDYPSPDIISTDQADYAELRMGLEKLPPNDRVVIKFYYLPEMIDADDIREACKLFGITVGAALSIQRNMIEANYADIRRIRDVSSKTAEFNAKLSALKHRLYTVKTLDLGEKNSLLEKIARLEVARNKEIRRLELPDRKVFQEFTVLFKNIRLAQYRLSNAKKRLRFEVLKILRSKDEGA
- a CDS encoding AAA family ATPase, which produces MANYLKSIEISGFKSFPVKSRIELMDGITGIVGPNGCGKSNVVEAIKWVLGEQSAKNMRGEKMEDVIFNGTKERPPMGMAEVNITLNNDSKWLPIEFSEVSVARRIFRSGEGQYYINKSKVRLKDMVELFLDTGVGRDSYAIFEQGKIDRLLSESPIERRFLFEEFAGISKFKFRKEEAERKLENSRQNLERLNDIVIELEKEVESLRTQAEDANKFNTLQTDLKTLDAKFAALRIKNIQKEIDARIADKNELTRKQKELSEVSREREDSMLATDQDIQTREVDFRAYDEQFALMEQEYAAVRSRLESNRERVRSQTEWLSSMENRIKEEMERLTALAGELKQKEQDSLGINVEKDESASVMNDIQRQIDDVFVKIKSLDESILAKSRSLGFDKIITKDDIERQRQEIVALRTRLENYRVTIEEKWEIGRNFENERAEKNSQLEGFSRDIETLKNELDKIIKEIDLSLQKEKEIRESNRTMGEEIRELQVRLKSMDKTIMDSLERQSAELKKFTERKPMLDARLEAALSRITGAIESGAKVDDILAMVSELRSNFTEYGKYYENILGILYSDEGTYTQKENIQNRIEELTGAIVSNEQKLEETRARLRELQGVRSDIQNAYNKNEFETSSLRKEIQKLDEQISNNHSALKFLETQIASHSDMINKKETLIESMITVVEEYERDIQEFRAARSALGEELNSKKVDFARIDEQYKSVRNEMERIRHQMGDIERHRENFENDKKNTFASLEELKNGIAEDSLTVESLGQKIEAGKIEREKKLKQVEQLKMSRKQIEFQIKELNDQNMKIERQMMELENAIGERNGTLQSIAENAFNTYGIDVRGIPVQEGDNIDTIHADIKRLRADIARLGNVNFLAIEQFQDAKERLEFLLTQRGDVEKAMADIQGLIDETNEKSAEQFSRSFEEIRAAFKKIFGRLFDGGKADLVLVDKENVLTSGIDIFAEPPGKKLQSISLLSGGERALVAIAVIFAILYLKPTPFVILDEIDAPLDDDNIERFKNLLADFRQTSQFILVSHSKSTLEVCDVLYGVTMEELGVSKVINVAFDEAQLLFKDDSDTRANPEL